A genomic stretch from Candidatus Hydrogenisulfobacillus filiaventi includes:
- the thiG gene encoding hydroxyethylthiazole phosphate synthetase (thiamine biosynthesis) (Evidence 2a : Function from experimental evidences in other organisms; PubMedId : 10939241, 12627963, 14567704, 14757766, 15489164, 22938038; Product type e : enzyme) — protein sequence MAVTDAAVAAASDVLEVGSYRFTSRLFVGTGKYATLPLMREAIAASGSQLVTVALRRVDLHAPDEENLFHFLPEGIRVLPNTAGARTAAEAVTIAELARAAGLGDLVKLEIIGDTPLLWPDVYETLQATETLVERGFTVMVYTTPDPVVAMRLEAAGAHAVMPLGSPIGSGQGVLDVTSVRRIKERVRVPVVVDAGIGVPSDAALAMEAGADAVLINSAIALAGDPVAMARAMRLAVEAGRAGFLAGRMPARELAAPSSPVSGQIGQ from the coding sequence ATGGCGGTGACCGATGCCGCAGTCGCGGCCGCATCCGATGTCCTGGAGGTGGGGTCGTACCGGTTCACCTCGCGTCTGTTTGTGGGGACCGGGAAGTATGCCACCCTGCCCCTGATGCGCGAGGCCATCGCGGCCTCGGGCAGCCAGCTGGTGACGGTCGCCCTGCGCCGGGTGGACCTGCATGCGCCCGATGAGGAGAACCTGTTCCACTTCCTGCCGGAGGGCATCCGTGTGCTGCCCAACACAGCCGGGGCCCGCACGGCGGCGGAAGCGGTCACCATTGCCGAGCTGGCACGGGCGGCGGGGCTGGGGGACCTGGTCAAACTGGAAATTATCGGCGACACCCCGCTGCTGTGGCCCGACGTCTACGAGACCCTGCAGGCCACCGAAACCCTGGTAGAGCGCGGGTTCACGGTCATGGTCTACACCACCCCCGATCCGGTGGTGGCCATGCGGCTAGAGGCGGCCGGCGCCCATGCCGTGATGCCGCTGGGTTCCCCCATCGGCTCCGGGCAGGGGGTGCTCGACGTGACCAGTGTCCGCCGCATCAAGGAACGGGTCCGGGTGCCGGTGGTGGTCGACGCCGGCATCGGCGTGCCCTCCGATGCCGCTCTGGCGATGGAGGCGGGCGCGGACGCGGTGCTCATCAATTCCGCCATCGCCCTGGCCGGGGACCCGGTGGCCATGGCCCGCGCCATGCGCTTGGCGGTGGAGGCGGGGCGCGCCGGGTTCCTGGCCGGGCGCATGCCCGCCCGCGAACTGGCCGCGCCGTCCTCTCCCGTCAGCGGGCAGATCGGGCAGTAG
- a CDS encoding Thiamine biosynthesis protein ThiS, translating to MRLRINGEWQDIPEPAPGPLTVAALLEALGVSGRAVAVLHNGTPLGRDQFDARPLAADDELEIVRFVGGG from the coding sequence ATGCGGCTTCGCATTAACGGGGAATGGCAGGACATTCCGGAGCCGGCCCCCGGTCCGCTGACGGTGGCGGCCCTGCTGGAAGCCCTGGGGGTATCCGGACGGGCGGTGGCGGTGTTGCACAACGGCACCCCCCTCGGCCGGGATCAGTTCGACGCGCGCCCCCTGGCCGCGGACGATGAGCTGGAGATCGTGCGATTTGTCGGCGGCGGTTAG
- the thiE gene encoding Thiamine-phosphate synthase, with product MFRPRLVGMIDWPRRPSDWLERVAAAAPDLDAVILRAKALSAGQQLQVASRLLQVLAGGPPLLVADRADVARAAGTAGVHLPGDGLPPAAVRAWWPSALISVSVHVRDGLHYPPAADWAVLGHAFPTRSKPGLAPLGEAGVARAVAGAPLPVLAIGGITPDTVPRLATAGLAGVVVVDALWTAPDPRAAARALRAALAGWAAVPRKENPHAASH from the coding sequence ATGTTCCGTCCCCGGTTGGTCGGGATGATCGACTGGCCGCGACGCCCCTCCGACTGGCTGGAGCGGGTCGCGGCGGCCGCGCCCGACCTCGACGCGGTCATCTTGCGGGCCAAGGCGCTAAGCGCCGGCCAACAGCTGCAGGTGGCGTCCCGGCTCTTGCAGGTACTCGCCGGCGGCCCGCCGCTGTTGGTGGCGGATCGGGCCGATGTGGCCCGGGCGGCCGGCACCGCTGGGGTGCACCTGCCCGGCGACGGGCTGCCGCCGGCGGCGGTCCGGGCCTGGTGGCCGTCGGCCCTTATCTCCGTCAGCGTGCATGTGCGGGACGGTCTGCACTATCCGCCCGCTGCCGACTGGGCGGTGCTGGGACACGCCTTTCCCACCCGCTCCAAGCCGGGGCTGGCACCGTTGGGGGAAGCCGGCGTGGCGCGAGCGGTTGCGGGCGCCCCGTTGCCGGTCCTGGCCATCGGCGGCATCACCCCGGATACGGTGCCCCGGCTGGCCACGGCCGGTCTGGCCGGGGTGGTGGTGGTGGACGCATTGTGGACCGCCCCCGACCCGCGCGCGGCCGCCCGTGCCCTGCGGGCAGCCCTGGCCGGCTGGGCGGCGGTCCCGAGGAAGGAGAACCCGCATGCGGCTTCGCATTAA
- a CDS encoding Putative deoxyribonuclease YcfH (Evidence 3 : Putative function from multiple computational evidences), protein MGLSGTGPGLVDAHAHLARLPDPEGALRRAAAAGVRAVLAVLGEDAGDGAEAAVRAAGLPWAAARGIHPEQDWDGAAGVAALERARRFAPGPGTAAVGEVGLPSYTPVGAAGRRRAAEAFTRQLAVAEAAGLPVVVHAVHGAADPARRQLAGFRVRAVFHWLKAPPEVVEAIVADGHWVSVTPEVVWRERDRALLAHIPPDRILAETDAPCAHDPARRQPSEPADVAAVYAALAALQPEVDWVGRLAANYRAWLLGPAAPGGG, encoded by the coding sequence ATGGGCCTGAGCGGCACGGGGCCGGGGCTGGTGGATGCTCATGCCCACCTGGCCCGCCTGCCGGATCCGGAAGGCGCGTTGCGGCGGGCGGCCGCCGCCGGGGTCCGGGCGGTGCTGGCGGTGCTGGGCGAGGACGCCGGGGATGGGGCGGAGGCGGCGGTGCGGGCGGCGGGGTTGCCTTGGGCCGCCGCCCGCGGGATCCATCCGGAGCAGGACTGGGACGGGGCGGCCGGTGTGGCCGCCCTGGAGCGCGCACGACGGTTTGCTCCCGGCCCCGGGACGGCGGCCGTGGGGGAGGTGGGCCTTCCGTCCTACACGCCGGTGGGGGCCGCCGGCCGCCGCCGGGCAGCCGAGGCCTTCACCCGGCAGCTGGCGGTGGCGGAGGCGGCCGGGTTGCCGGTGGTGGTGCACGCGGTGCACGGGGCGGCCGATCCTGCCCGCCGCCAGCTCGCCGGCTTCCGGGTACGGGCCGTCTTCCATTGGTTGAAAGCGCCGCCGGAGGTGGTGGAGGCCATTGTGGCCGACGGGCATTGGGTGTCGGTGACGCCTGAGGTCGTCTGGCGGGAACGGGACCGGGCCCTGCTGGCGCACATTCCCCCCGACCGGATCCTGGCCGAAACCGACGCCCCCTGCGCCCATGACCCGGCCCGGCGGCAGCCGTCGGAACCGGCGGATGTGGCGGCGGTCTATGCCGCCCTGGCCGCCCTGCAGCCGGAGGTGGACTGGGTGGGGCGCCTGGCGGCGAATTACCGGGCCTGGCTGCTGGGGCCGGCCGCCCCGGGCGGCGGGTAG
- a CDS encoding conserved protein of unknown function (Evidence 4 : Unknown function but conserved in other organisms) → MAGRRTQPWVWWAALPLLAGCGVPGGRAASGPAGRPPAAAVARPVRSAPSQAAVSAPVGPAQVMDVAMGPWGPLTLQRRRGAGADRWTLRLGRGPGGRVLHRWTMRRHQLRIAGLTGPDVLLLARPLPGTAAEWQLWAVDTRTGFAALAGRWDPAQVTAPPFVAWGGVVVMWNPGTAQATALDLADGATARISGVPSPDDLTAAAGGWPLVDGRPLTLPFLRPPRPALPPGWRWWPVAGWGRQGLALPAGWVPAGHGTFREPRLGGTAVVTIRPAGPGHPHLDAAAGLPPGSVRWLGDHRVELQGRQGPLLTMGVQVQTNAGDRFRLVLSGPPGAAPLFREVLARALIMP, encoded by the coding sequence ATGGCAGGCAGGCGGACGCAACCGTGGGTGTGGTGGGCAGCCCTGCCGCTCCTGGCCGGATGCGGGGTGCCCGGCGGACGGGCCGCTTCCGGGCCCGCCGGGCGGCCTCCCGCCGCCGCCGTGGCGCGGCCGGTGCGTTCTGCACCGTCCCAGGCGGCCGTCTCCGCACCGGTGGGGCCGGCCCAGGTGATGGACGTGGCCATGGGCCCCTGGGGCCCCCTTACCCTGCAACGCCGGCGGGGCGCGGGCGCGGACCGCTGGACCCTGCGGCTGGGCCGCGGGCCCGGCGGCCGGGTCCTCCACCGCTGGACCATGCGCCGCCATCAACTCCGGATCGCCGGTCTGACCGGACCCGACGTCCTCCTGCTGGCCCGTCCCCTGCCGGGGACGGCCGCCGAGTGGCAGTTGTGGGCCGTGGACACCCGGACCGGTTTTGCCGCCCTGGCCGGGCGCTGGGACCCGGCCCAGGTCACCGCACCGCCGTTCGTGGCCTGGGGCGGAGTGGTGGTCATGTGGAACCCCGGAACCGCTCAGGCGACCGCGCTGGATCTCGCGGACGGGGCTACCGCCCGCATCTCGGGGGTGCCCTCCCCGGACGACCTCACCGCCGCTGCCGGCGGGTGGCCGCTGGTGGACGGCCGGCCGCTCACGCTGCCCTTCCTGCGCCCCCCGCGTCCGGCCCTGCCCCCGGGCTGGCGATGGTGGCCGGTCGCGGGTTGGGGCAGGCAAGGCCTGGCGCTGCCGGCGGGATGGGTTCCCGCCGGCCATGGCACCTTCCGGGAACCCCGCCTGGGGGGCACGGCGGTGGTCACCATCCGGCCGGCCGGCCCCGGGCATCCCCACCTAGATGCGGCCGCCGGTCTGCCGCCAGGCAGCGTCCGCTGGCTGGGGGACCACCGGGTGGAGCTTCAGGGCCGGCAGGGCCCGCTACTGACGATGGGGGTGCAGGTTCAGACCAATGCCGGCGACCGCTTCCGGCTGGTCCTGAGCGGCCCGCCGGGCGCCGCGCCCCTCTTCCGCGAGGTGCTGGCGCGGGCGCTGATCATGCCGTGA
- a CDS encoding RNA polymerase sigma-70 factor, ECF subfamily → MERETWFREFVDQYGDRAFRYAFASLRHRQEAEDVAQEAFLRLWRHARRQGTESVTPALLFHTLTNLCRDRLRYQRRHPEDPTDLLETGFADRHDNRVVEEMAVLEAVLQLPLPERQSVLLFYYMDRSLKDIAEALHVSEQVVKTRLYRARQHLKPLLEPVVREGLL, encoded by the coding sequence GTGGAACGCGAAACCTGGTTCCGGGAGTTTGTCGACCAGTACGGGGACCGTGCCTTCCGTTACGCGTTCGCTTCCCTGCGCCACCGGCAGGAGGCCGAGGATGTGGCCCAGGAGGCCTTCCTCCGGCTGTGGCGCCATGCCCGGCGCCAGGGGACGGAGAGTGTCACCCCCGCCCTGCTGTTTCATACCCTGACCAACCTTTGCCGGGATCGTCTGCGATACCAGCGCCGCCATCCCGAGGATCCCACCGACCTGTTGGAGACCGGCTTTGCCGACCGGCACGACAACCGGGTGGTGGAGGAAATGGCGGTCCTGGAGGCGGTCCTGCAGCTGCCGCTGCCGGAGCGTCAAAGCGTGCTGCTCTTCTACTACATGGACCGCTCCCTCAAGGACATCGCCGAAGCCCTGCACGTCTCGGAACAGGTGGTGAAGACGCGGTTATACCGGGCGCGTCAGCACCTGAAGCCGCTGCTGGAGCCGGTGGTGAGGGAGGGACTGCTGTGA
- a CDS encoding conserved protein of unknown function (Evidence 4 : Unknown function but conserved in other organisms), whose product MKPGPDDFLQVSLDRAFHRLGVDWDRSWDPIAEVRRQQLHRRRWLTASTAAMVFMAGIQVWRMTRSVPRHEAGTLQVALPSLSPQVRATVARLHVPPSAVRAWVPVYARYPQAAPSGFSLAFAGRFRLPDGQEASDLTLETDVHHRVTGGTAFNAAGTPIWGFTGSVAAGRPIPAAPVRGIWAGRWMAGGAGALNAFSAAGPFVYLAAGSEWTRLQAGRPAYWQTAPFAPADPGLSASIAALPADPRRVLLLEETPAGLDTGYVSPDGGHTWRPWLQGTVPVSGLEALGRRFWAVVDGALATSRDGRRFTALLAPDPRRWEVAAYAVNPARPGNLAAALAPVTGPGPGPVLVTRDGGRRWHALPPLPVPGMPPSTLTVSPRGTVTALLNLDRPVLARWTPGAEGWQLWPVPGVHGTPGAGTLAAAPDGSLFYGSPSGTLYRMGPGHRSWRVIAPPPAVRHQTPLILEAIGRHQLLAAYESGWYIYVSADAS is encoded by the coding sequence GTGAAACCCGGCCCGGACGACTTTCTCCAGGTCAGCCTGGACAGGGCCTTCCACCGGTTGGGGGTTGACTGGGACCGCTCCTGGGATCCGATTGCGGAGGTCCGCCGCCAGCAGCTGCACCGCCGTCGCTGGCTCACCGCCAGCACTGCGGCCATGGTGTTCATGGCCGGGATTCAGGTCTGGCGGATGACCCGCAGCGTCCCCCGCCATGAGGCCGGTACCCTGCAGGTCGCCCTTCCCTCCCTGAGCCCGCAGGTGCGCGCGACCGTGGCCCGGCTCCACGTGCCGCCTTCAGCGGTGCGGGCCTGGGTCCCGGTCTACGCCCGCTATCCCCAGGCCGCCCCCAGCGGGTTCAGCCTGGCCTTCGCCGGCCGCTTCCGCCTGCCCGACGGCCAGGAAGCCAGCGACCTCACCCTGGAGACCGATGTGCACCACCGCGTAACGGGCGGTACCGCGTTCAATGCCGCCGGCACGCCCATCTGGGGCTTTACGGGTTCGGTCGCGGCCGGCCGGCCTATCCCCGCCGCGCCGGTGCGGGGCATCTGGGCCGGCCGGTGGATGGCGGGCGGGGCGGGGGCCCTTAATGCCTTCAGCGCCGCCGGCCCCTTTGTGTATCTGGCCGCCGGTTCGGAGTGGACCCGCCTGCAGGCGGGACGGCCGGCGTACTGGCAGACGGCCCCCTTCGCCCCTGCCGACCCCGGCCTCAGCGCCAGCATTGCCGCCCTGCCGGCCGACCCGCGCCGGGTGCTGCTGCTGGAGGAGACCCCGGCCGGACTGGACACGGGCTACGTCAGCCCCGATGGAGGCCACACGTGGCGTCCCTGGCTGCAGGGGACGGTCCCGGTCAGCGGCCTGGAGGCCCTCGGCAGACGCTTCTGGGCGGTGGTGGACGGCGCCCTGGCCACCAGCCGGGACGGCCGCCGGTTTACGGCCCTGCTGGCGCCGGATCCGCGCCGTTGGGAGGTGGCGGCCTACGCGGTCAATCCGGCCCGGCCCGGCAACCTGGCAGCGGCCCTGGCGCCTGTGACCGGGCCCGGCCCGGGACCAGTGCTGGTAACCCGGGACGGCGGCCGCCGCTGGCACGCCCTGCCGCCCCTGCCCGTGCCGGGCATGCCGCCCTCCACCCTGACCGTCTCCCCCCGCGGCACCGTCACCGCCTTGCTGAACCTGGACCGGCCGGTGCTGGCCCGCTGGACCCCCGGCGCGGAAGGCTGGCAGCTGTGGCCGGTGCCGGGGGTGCACGGCACCCCCGGGGCAGGGACCCTGGCGGCGGCCCCCGACGGCAGCCTGTTTTACGGATCCCCCAGCGGCACCCTCTATCGGATGGGCCCCGGCCATCGCAGCTGGCGGGTGATTGCACCGCCACCCGCGGTGCGCCACCAGACCCCGCTCATCCTGGAGGCCATCGGACGCCACCAGCTGCTGGCCGCCTATGAAAGCGGCTGGTACATCTACGTCAGCGCCGACGCATCCTGA
- a CDS encoding putative Sterol-binding protein (Evidence 3 : Putative function from multiple computational evidences) yields MAETLESIFADIRSRVLRKPPAVRAGAAATYRFEITGEGGGVMTLVVEAGGAEVETGGVRPAAVQFRLSMQDLRDLAGGRIRPFGLVLSGRLKITGNLSLAMRLGDILKPE; encoded by the coding sequence ATGGCGGAAACATTGGAGTCCATTTTCGCCGATATCCGCAGCCGCGTGCTGCGGAAACCGCCGGCAGTGCGGGCGGGGGCGGCGGCGACCTACCGCTTTGAGATTACCGGCGAAGGCGGGGGGGTCATGACCTTGGTCGTAGAGGCCGGGGGGGCCGAGGTGGAGACGGGGGGTGTGCGGCCGGCGGCGGTGCAGTTCCGGCTGTCCATGCAGGACCTGCGCGACCTGGCCGGCGGACGCATCCGGCCCTTCGGACTGGTGTTGAGCGGCCGGCTCAAGATTACCGGCAACCTAAGCCTGGCCATGCGCCTGGGGGACATCCTGAAGCCGGAATAG
- a CDS encoding conserved protein of unknown function (Evidence 4 : Unknown function but conserved in other organisms), translating to MTRNRRFLAGLPADAALAAAARTVLETVWIRHPEEALALGIHDGDPVWPSVDAAGVSRDLRTLRGLRRRLEAFPPTADVRTLRRRLETEIDDLEAQRPFARDPGFYNALIAGTLLAEVRRPLPDPAARAGRLAAWLEGVPGLLGDARRALEDPPALLVDLARRQFADTLPWLTGELPTAWTAAPAPHRRRAEAAAAAAAEAYRAFLSFLEADLGPRARGPLAWGAGRLARRLAVTEDLAEPLEQLAARGWAELARLEAERERAVAQLVPGGDLDAARARLAAERPSPAGLPAAAAAAVERLQTFCRERRLLTLPPDPPPVVVESPGFLRAVTMASLDPPGPFEEGDPTAYFQVTLPDPGWDAGSTAAYLSGFSPWSLAVIAAHEAYPGHFVQLARLRRAGGSIRQAVWSWAFVEGWAHYTEELVREQGLGGSDPRLDLAWVLEALERVGRLLAAVHLHTGAWSPAETEAFFRQHCGLTAPAARRETWRGAQDPLYLVYTWGKLEILRLREQARQRQGAAFSLAAFHDTVLGTGAPSLPVLAALLESGGTAPGTDGEA from the coding sequence ATGACCCGGAACCGGCGGTTTCTGGCCGGACTGCCGGCGGATGCGGCCCTGGCGGCGGCGGCACGGACCGTGCTGGAGACCGTCTGGATCCGGCATCCGGAGGAGGCCCTGGCCCTCGGCATCCACGACGGGGATCCGGTGTGGCCCTCCGTCGATGCGGCCGGCGTCAGCCGGGACCTGCGGACCCTGCGCGGGCTGCGGCGACGGCTCGAGGCCTTCCCCCCCACGGCAGACGTGCGGACGCTGCGCCGCCGGCTGGAGACGGAGATTGACGACCTGGAGGCCCAGCGGCCCTTTGCTCGCGACCCGGGCTTTTACAACGCCCTCATTGCCGGCACCCTGCTGGCGGAGGTGCGCCGGCCGCTGCCCGACCCGGCTGCGCGTGCCGGGCGTCTGGCGGCCTGGCTGGAGGGGGTCCCCGGCCTGCTGGGGGATGCCCGCCGGGCGCTGGAGGACCCGCCCGCCCTGCTGGTGGACCTGGCCCGCCGGCAGTTCGCGGACACCCTGCCCTGGCTGACCGGGGAGCTGCCTACCGCCTGGACGGCGGCCCCCGCCCCGCACCGCCGGCGGGCGGAGGCGGCCGCCGCGGCGGCGGCGGAGGCCTACCGGGCCTTCCTCAGCTTTCTGGAGGCGGACCTCGGCCCGCGGGCGCGGGGACCGCTGGCGTGGGGGGCCGGGCGTCTGGCCCGCCGGCTGGCGGTGACGGAGGACCTGGCGGAACCGCTGGAGCAGCTGGCCGCACGGGGCTGGGCGGAACTGGCCCGCCTGGAGGCGGAACGGGAGCGGGCCGTGGCCCAGCTGGTCCCCGGCGGCGACCTGGACGCGGCGCGGGCCCGTCTGGCCGCGGAGCGGCCCTCGCCCGCCGGGCTGCCGGCGGCGGCCGCGGCGGCCGTGGAGCGCCTGCAGACGTTCTGCCGGGAACGGCGCCTGCTGACCCTGCCCCCGGATCCCCCGCCGGTGGTGGTGGAAAGCCCGGGATTCCTGCGGGCGGTGACCATGGCCTCTCTCGACCCGCCCGGTCCCTTCGAGGAAGGCGACCCCACCGCCTATTTCCAGGTCACGCTGCCCGACCCCGGCTGGGACGCGGGCAGTACGGCGGCCTACCTGAGCGGGTTCTCCCCCTGGAGCCTGGCCGTCATCGCCGCCCACGAGGCCTACCCGGGCCACTTCGTGCAGCTGGCCCGCCTGCGCCGGGCGGGCGGCAGCATCCGGCAGGCGGTGTGGTCCTGGGCCTTTGTGGAGGGCTGGGCCCACTATACCGAGGAACTGGTCCGCGAGCAGGGCCTGGGCGGATCCGACCCGCGCCTTGACCTGGCCTGGGTCCTGGAGGCGCTGGAGCGGGTCGGCCGGCTGCTGGCAGCGGTGCATCTGCATACCGGCGCCTGGAGCCCGGCGGAAACGGAGGCCTTCTTCCGGCAGCATTGCGGGCTCACCGCCCCGGCGGCCCGTCGCGAGACCTGGCGGGGAGCCCAGGACCCGCTCTACCTGGTCTACACCTGGGGGAAGCTGGAGATTCTGCGGCTGCGGGAGCAGGCCCGGCAGCGGCAAGGGGCGGCCTTCTCCCTGGCCGCCTTCCATGATACGGTGCTGGGGACCGGGGCGCCCAGCCTGCCGGTGCTGGCGGCGCTGCTGGAAAGCGGGGGGACCGCCCCCGGGACAGATGGGGAGGCGTAA
- a CDS encoding conserved membrane protein of unknown function (Evidence 4 : Unknown function but conserved in other organisms), producing the protein MIPPGARAAGSRPAAAAAGVAWLAAGSLAVYLPARPAAVPVAGTFTWLALAVLAAWLGNRWWAGAAGGVALAVLRGGAGHWTPAAWAAGLLALPALTVTAAVLRAPRTGGPGPWEAVLPPALLLDLGLALALAAPLGPRPPGPLALGLLYALTPVAEAGFGAMVLARHQGLGDFLRTGYRLQPAGPLIRAGVWNGLGVLALTAGLTALEEAWHRFRVVSDNPFVYERSLGSHPVATILVALAAVVGAPLAEEALFRGILYGVWREYFPRPVASAAAAAVFALMHRNLSLLVPLWAAGWWFNRLYERSRSLIPSTVAHATLNGVAVLLALGAMGRL; encoded by the coding sequence ATGATCCCGCCGGGGGCACGCGCTGCGGGCAGCCGGCCGGCGGCCGCCGCGGCCGGGGTCGCCTGGCTGGCGGCGGGCAGCCTGGCGGTGTACCTGCCGGCCCGGCCGGCCGCGGTGCCGGTGGCCGGCACCTTCACCTGGCTGGCCCTGGCCGTGCTGGCCGCCTGGCTGGGCAACCGGTGGTGGGCCGGGGCGGCAGGCGGGGTGGCGCTCGCCGTCCTGCGGGGCGGGGCAGGGCATTGGACGCCGGCGGCCTGGGCGGCGGGCCTGCTGGCCCTGCCCGCCCTGACCGTCACCGCCGCAGTGCTGCGGGCGCCCCGGACCGGCGGCCCCGGTCCGTGGGAGGCAGTGCTGCCGCCGGCCCTGCTGCTGGATCTGGGCTTGGCCCTGGCCCTGGCGGCGCCGCTGGGGCCGCGGCCGCCCGGGCCCCTCGCCCTGGGGCTGCTCTACGCCCTCACGCCGGTGGCCGAGGCCGGCTTCGGTGCCATGGTCCTGGCCCGGCATCAGGGGCTAGGGGATTTCCTGCGCACCGGCTACCGCCTGCAGCCGGCAGGCCCCCTCATCCGGGCAGGGGTGTGGAACGGGCTCGGTGTGCTGGCGCTCACGGCCGGACTCACCGCCCTCGAGGAGGCGTGGCACCGGTTCCGGGTGGTGTCGGACAATCCGTTTGTGTATGAACGCAGCCTGGGCAGCCATCCGGTGGCCACAATCCTGGTGGCCCTGGCGGCGGTGGTGGGGGCGCCGCTGGCGGAGGAGGCCCTCTTCCGGGGGATCCTCTACGGGGTGTGGCGGGAGTACTTCCCGCGCCCCGTAGCGTCGGCCGCTGCGGCAGCCGTCTTTGCCCTCATGCACCGCAACCTGTCCCTCCTGGTGCCCCTCTGGGCGGCCGGCTGGTGGTTCAACCGGTTGTACGAGCGCTCCCGGTCCCTCATCCCCTCTACCGTGGCCCACGCCACCCTCAACGGGGTGGCGGTGCTGCTGGCGCTGGGCGCGATGGGCCGGCTGTAG
- the lexA gene encoding LexA repressor — protein sequence MARRSDRREQILAYIEEHIQSHGYPPSVREIGAAVGLRSSASVFRHLRILEAGGRLTHQPSKRRAWQLDPGRAGGPAGAEVALVPLLGRITAGVPILAQEQVEDHLAVPRHLFHGRPDFLLRVMGDSMQEAGILDGDLVVVQAQPAADEGDIIIALLENEATVKRLHLTREGPWLMPANPRYQPLFAPDLKVLGRVIGLLRGY from the coding sequence ATGGCCCGGCGATCCGACAGACGGGAACAGATCCTGGCCTATATCGAAGAACACATTCAAAGCCACGGGTATCCCCCTTCCGTTCGGGAAATCGGGGCGGCCGTGGGGCTGCGCTCCTCCGCCAGCGTCTTCCGCCACCTCCGCATCCTGGAAGCCGGCGGCCGCCTCACCCATCAGCCGTCCAAACGGCGCGCCTGGCAGCTCGACCCCGGGCGGGCTGGCGGGCCGGCGGGAGCGGAGGTGGCCCTGGTGCCCCTGCTGGGGCGCATTACGGCCGGTGTGCCTATTCTGGCCCAGGAGCAGGTGGAGGATCACCTGGCCGTTCCCCGCCACCTCTTCCACGGCCGGCCCGACTTCCTGCTGCGCGTGATGGGGGACTCCATGCAGGAGGCCGGCATCCTGGACGGCGACCTGGTGGTGGTCCAGGCGCAGCCGGCAGCGGACGAAGGGGACATCATCATCGCCCTCCTGGAGAACGAGGCCACCGTCAAACGGCTGCACCTCACCCGCGAAGGTCCCTGGCTGATGCCCGCCAATCCGCGCTACCAGCCCCTGTTCGCTCCCGACCTCAAGGTACTGGGCCGGGTGATCGGGTTGCTGCGCGGCTATTAG